CAAAAGGATGGGGAAAAAGCGCGTCATCGCCGAGACCGGCGCCGGTCAGCACGGCGTCGCCACCGCCACCGTTGCCGCTCTCTTCGGCATGGGGTGCCAAGTCTTCATGGGTGAGGAGGACATCAGGAGGCAGTCCCTCAACGTCTTCCGCATGAAGCTCCTGGGAGCAACCGTCACCTCCGTCACCTCCGGCACCGCGACGCTGAAGGACGCCATGAACGAGGCGCTGCGCCACTGGGTCACCTATGTGGAGGACACCTTCTACATCATCGGCACCGTGGCGGGGCCTCACCCGTATCCTCTCATGGTGCGCGACTTCCAGGCCATCATCGGCGACGAGGCAAGGGCGCAGCACCTGGAGGTGGAAGGGAAGCTTCCCGACTACCTCGTCGCTGCCGTCGGCGGCGGGAGTAACGCCATCGGCCTCTTCCACGCCTTCCAGGACGACACCTCCGTGAAGATGGTGGGAGTCGAGGCTGCCGGCTTCGGCATCGACACAGGCCGTCACGCCGCGCCGCTGTGCGCCGGGAGCGTCGGCGTGCTGCACGGCAACAAGACGTACCTGCTGCAGGACGAGTTCGGGCAGATCGCCCACGCCCATTCCATCTCCGCCGGCCTCGATTACCCCGGTGTGGGACCGGAGCACGCCTGGCTCAAGGACAGCGGGCGCGCGAGCTATGTCTCCGTCACCGATGATGAGGCGATCGAG
The DNA window shown above is from Geomonas sp. RF6 and carries:
- the trpB gene encoding tryptophan synthase subunit beta, translated to MKQPDSSGHFGNFGGRYVSETLMPALFELEEAYNHYRDDKEFKEEFAYYLRQYVGRPNPLYFAAKLTEKLGGAKIYLKREDLNHTGAHKVNNTIGQALLAKRMGKKRVIAETGAGQHGVATATVAALFGMGCQVFMGEEDIRRQSLNVFRMKLLGATVTSVTSGTATLKDAMNEALRHWVTYVEDTFYIIGTVAGPHPYPLMVRDFQAIIGDEARAQHLEVEGKLPDYLVAAVGGGSNAIGLFHAFQDDTSVKMVGVEAAGFGIDTGRHAAPLCAGSVGVLHGNKTYLLQDEFGQIAHAHSISAGLDYPGVGPEHAWLKDSGRASYVSVTDDEAIEAFQLLTREEGIIPALESSHAVAHVMRLAPTLPKDASIVVCLSGRGDKDIHTVADIMGVQL